CGATTTCCGGAACGGAATGACCATCAACATGGATGGGACGCTGTGGACCATCATGTGGTTCCAGCATCACAAGCCGGGGAAGGGCAACACGGTGGTGCGCAGCAAGCTTCGCAACGTCCTTACCGGCAACGTGCTGGAAAAGACGTTCCGGGCGGGCGAGCGCATCGACGAGGTGCGCCTGGAGCACCGGCCCATGACGTACAGCTACACCGACGGCCACCTGTACCACTTCATGGACTCGCAGTCGTTCGACGACGTGGCCCTGACGGCCGAGGTCATCGGCGAAGACCAGCTGAAGTACCTGAAGGACGGCATGGAGGTGGACGGGCTGCTGCACGGCGAAAAGGTGATCTCCGTGGAGCTGCCCTTCTTCGTCACGCTCACCGTCACCCAGACCGACCCGGGCGTGCGCGGCGACACGGCGACCGGCGGCACCAAGCCGGCCACGCTGGAAACCGGCGCGGTGGTGCAGGTGCCGCTGTTCCTGAACGAGGGCGACGTCATCCGCGTCGACCGGCGTGAAGACAAGTACATCGAGCGCGCGAAATGATCGATCTCGACTTCCTGCGCGGCCTGATCGACGCGGTGGACGCCAGCGGCATCGACTCGATGGAGATCAGCCGCGGCGGCACCCGCATCCGGATCAACAAGACGCCGCCCCCCGCCCCCGTGGCCGCCGCCGCCCTCCCCGCGCCGGTGGCCCATGCGGCTCCCGCGGCTCCCGCGGCCGCCCCGGCGCCCGCCGCCGCCGCGCCCAGCGCCGCCCCCGCCGCGGGCGCCGCCGCGCCGGCCGCCCCGGCCAGCAACCTGGTAGAGATCAAGTCGCCCATGGTGGGCACCTTCTACCGCTCGCCGGCGCCCGAGGCACCGTC
This region of Longimicrobium sp. genomic DNA includes:
- the efp gene encoding elongation factor P → MATTADFRNGMTINMDGTLWTIMWFQHHKPGKGNTVVRSKLRNVLTGNVLEKTFRAGERIDEVRLEHRPMTYSYTDGHLYHFMDSQSFDDVALTAEVIGEDQLKYLKDGMEVDGLLHGEKVISVELPFFVTLTVTQTDPGVRGDTATGGTKPATLETGAVVQVPLFLNEGDVIRVDRREDKYIERAK
- the accB gene encoding acetyl-CoA carboxylase biotin carboxyl carrier protein, with product MDLDFLRGLIDAVDASGIDSMEISRGGTRIRINKTPPPAPVAAAALPAPVAHAAPAAPAAAPAPAAAAPSAAPAAGAAAPAAPASNLVEIKSPMVGTFYRSPAPEAPSYVEVGTRVGKGQTLCILEAMKLMNELPADTAGTIREILVENGEPVEYGQVLFRLDPA